Within the Sulfurimonas hongkongensis genome, the region TCTCTCCCATAATGATCCCAGAGTTAAAATGATCAATCGAAATGCCAACAAGAATCTTATTTGGATTAAAAACAACTGGTGCTGCCACTGCACCTAAAACAATAACAGCTCCAAAAGTAGCAGCTAAAATCACGAGGTAACTAAAATCTACATATATTCTTTTTCTCAAAGTTAAAACCCTTATATCTTTAGAGTAAATCCACGATCAAATTTACTATAGTCATTGTAAAACTCCAAGCTCTTAAAGCTAGTGTCTTTCAAATATATTTGTATTTTATCTTTTTGGTCATAACCTATCTCACATGTAAAGAAGTTAATCTGCCTTCTTAAGGCTTCATCAAGAAGATTTTTGATGATTTCATCACCAATTTCTCCACCAAAGAGAGCATTTTGTGGTTCGTATGAGAGATTTATCTCTAGCTTTTCATCTTGTGCAATATAAGGAGGGTTTGAGACAAGATAATCTATCTCTTCATCTACCCCATCAAGCAAAGAGCCGAGCCTTAACTCTACTCTATCTTCTAGCTTAAAGCTTTTTAAGTTTTTTCTTGCGATGTTTATAGCATCTTGTGAAATATCCACAGCTATAAACTTAGCGTTTTTGAAATGCTTTGCTAAAATTATAGAGATGATGCCACTTCCAACTCCAACCTCTACAAATCTTACAGGCGCATCAAGATTTGGGCAATTTTTTATAACTTCATCTATAAGAAGCTCTGTCTCAGGACGAGGAATCAAAGCACCTTTGTCTATAAAAAACTCCTCTGAGTAAAAACTTACACTATTTGTAATGTACTCAAGCGGTTCATTTTGCACTCTTCTATAAACCAGCTCATACAGTGCATCTATGTTTGAAACCTCTGTTTGTTGATTTGAGATGAGCCAAAGTTCATCTTTTTTTAGATGATGCATCAAAAGAAGCTGTGCCTCTCTTGATGCTCTTGGTATGTGTGGATTTAAAATTTTTACAATATCTGCTAGAACCCCCCTAACTAAATGTCCGCTTCGCATTTGCCCTCTAATAAACCTTTGTCCAACTCACCCACATCAACGCCTAACTCTTTTAATCTCTCTAGAACTGGCGGATGAGTATAGTGAAAAAATATATATAAAGGATGAGAGAGTGGAAAACTTTTGTTCTCATTTACAAGTTTTGTAAGTGCATTAGCAAGTTCAATCTCTCCACCTGCTCCGCCTAACTCACTGCCTACTCTGTCTGCCTCGTACTCATTATGGCGACTCAAAATCCCCATGATAGGCATCATAATAAAGCCCAAAACTGGCATAAAAAGAAGCAAAAGTATCATCAAAACATAAGGCTCATTAGAGATGCCCATCTCTAAGTAAAGGGAGTCTGGAAGATTTCCAAAGATGCCAAACATAAACAGAAGCATCACTCCAACAAGTGCTATGTTTTTATAGATATCGCCATGAGCAAAGTGTCCTAGTTCGTGTCCTAAAACTGCTAAAAGCTCTTTTGTAGTTAGTTTTTCTATAAGTGTGTCAAAAAGTACGACTCTTTTAGCCTTGCCAAATCCACCAAAATAAGCATTTAACCTTGCATCTCTTTTTGATGCATCACTTATAAAGACTCCAGAACTTACAAAGCCAGTTTTGTCCATCAGCTCTTTTATCTGCTCATCTAAAGCTTCATCTTTTAGCGGGGTTAGTTTATCAAAAAATATAGCACGAAAAGCTGGATAGAGCATATTTATAAGTACAACCACACCAAAGATAAAGACAAAACTCCACAACCACCAAAGAGTAAAAGTTGTGATGATTGTGTATATGCCCCAAACTACAAGTGAGCCAAGCAGTAGCGTTAAAGCATATGAAATAAACGTATCTTTAATCCACTGCTTTATGCTAGATTTGTTAAATCCAAACTTTGCATCTAGTACAAACTTCTCATAGTATGTAAATGGCAAGGAGATTAAAGAGTTTATGATGACAAAACTCATCACAATCACAATATTTAGCATCGCTTCATCTTTTAAAACTACTGTATCTGAGAGATAAGCTATACCAAAAGCCATCCAAGCTATAAACATTATATAATCCACAAATGAGTTAACAATACTTAGTTTTTCTTTTGCTACAGAGTAGTTTGCTGCTTTTATGAAGTCAGTGTCACTAAGCAAGATGGCTTTTTTTCTCTTTGCAGTGTTAATAAATCCTATCTGCATAACACTTGTGTAGATGGAGGCTAAAACAAAAAGTGTATATATCGTGATAACTGTCATTAACATTTCTTGACCCTATTTTTTTGAAATTGTATCAAAATTATCATCTCATCGGTACAGTTTTATATGTTTTGTCATCTGATAAAGGTTCTTCTCTTTCACCTAGATTTACCACTATCCCATAAATAACACTCATAACAAGTCCAACAATAACAATAGCCCATACAACTCTTTTCTTTTGACCTTTTAAACCATTATAATCATCAATATCTTCTAATCTTGGTTCACTCACAACATATCCTTTAATTTTATCTTGATAATAATAGCTTGTTATGACTATAAAAACAACTCTCATAAAAACTAAGAAAAAAATTTAAGAGTTTTCTATAAATTATGTTCAAAAAAATAAGTATGATATAATCATTACAAATTTTACAAGGAGTTTGTCATGTTAAAGATAATAAGTATTATAACCATCTTAGGTTCTCTACTTTTGGGTGCGGACGGATATGAAGTCTATAAAAAGGACTGTGCTTCTTGCCATATTGAGATAATGAAAAAAAGTGAAATGAGGAAAAAATTCAACACTTTAAAAGCACCTCCGATGATTCAAGTTGCTATGAGATTAAAATCACAAATCATCGTAAAAAATGAAGATGAAGATGCTCATCGTCATCTTTTTATGTTGTTTGTTAAAAACTACATAGAAAATCCAAGCATTGATTACTCTTTGTGTCACCCACAAGCTATTGATACATTTGGGATTATGAAAAGCATAAAAGGTTTAAGCCAAGAAGAAAAAGAAGCCGTAGCTTATTGGATTTATGATAGATATGAAGATGTAGACTTTGATTAGAAAAAGAGTATTTTGCTATAATTGCAGCATTTAAAATTTAGAGGATTTTTTTTGCGTCTTTTACTGCTTTGTTTTGTGCTTTTTTCTCTCTCTTTTGCTTCTTATGATAGAGGAAAAAAACTCTATATAGAAAAAAATTGCGGGAATTGTCACGGTTCAAAATTAGAAGGAATGCACATGTATCCAGCCCTTGCAAACCGTGCCAAAGGTTTTTTAGCTTACAAACTAAAAAGATTTCGATCTAAAGTCTCAGACAACCAACAACAAGAGATGATGATACCTTTTGCACAAAATCTAAGTGATAAAGATATAGATGATTTAACTACATATATGCATGAGTTTGTTGAAGATATAAATAAAGAGAGATACGATACCTCCTTTGCGGTTGAGGGAGATGGAGGTTCATGAAAGTCTTAGTTAGTGCCTTAGAACACTCAGCAAATATCCACCTTAAATCTCTAAAAAAAGAGTTAAGTAGTGATGTTGAGTTTGTTGGGATTTTTGATAGTGAACTTGGCAATCCCATAGTTGATTTAAGAAGCCTTGCTATCATGGGTTTTGTTGATGTTATAAAAAAGCTTCGCTACTTTTTTAAACTAAATGCTCAAATGGTAGAGCTTGCAGCTGACGTTGATAAAGTCTTGCTTATCGACTCATCAGGCTTTAATCTCCCACTTGCAAAAAAGATCAAAAAGAGATATCCAAAAAAAGAGATCATCTACTACATCTTACCACAAGCTTGGGCATGGAAGAGAAGACGTATAGCAGTTTTAGAGAAAACTATAGACCATTTAGCATCCATCTTGCCTTTTGAAAAAGAGTATTATTCCAAAGATGCTCCCATAACTTATGTAGGACATCCTCTGCTTGATATCATTAAAGATTTTAAACAAAACCTAAGTAGAGAGGTAAAAACTATAGCCTTTATGCCTGGGAGCCGCAAGGGTGAGATAAAAAAACTTATGCCAGTTTTTAAAGAAGTAAACGAGAGGTTGGGGCTTACTTCTTACATCATAATCCCAGAATATTTTACTAAAGAAGAGATAGAAGAGCTTTATGGTAATTTATCTGGTTTTAAAATAGTTCACGATTCGCACAAAACTCTCAAAGAAGTAGATTTTGCATTTATTTGTAGTGGAACTGCTACACTTGAGGCTTCACTTATTCGAACACCTTTGATCCTTAGCTATATTGCAAAACCGCTTGATTATTTTATAGCTAGCAGGCTTGTAAAGCTTAACCATTTAGGGCTGAGCAACATCATGTTTACTAAGTTCAAAAACAGAGCCTTGCACCCTGAGTTTATCCAAGAAGATGTAACAACAGACAACCTTATAAAAGCATTTTTAGATTACGATAGAAGTCAGTTTTTTGATGACTCTAAACTACTTAGAGCTTATTTAGAGCATGGTAGTTCAAAACAAGTAGCACAAATTTTAGAAAAAACAAAATGACGGGACAAAAATGAAGATAAATTTTATGGATTTACAAACTCAGTATTTAAAGCACAAAGAAGAGATAGATAGCGAGATAGCAGAAGTTTTAGGCTCAACTATATTTATTGGTGGACAAAAACTTGAGGATTTGGAAAAAAATTTAGCATCTTATGTTGGAGTTAAACATGCTATAGGTTGCAGTAGTGGAACCAATGCTTTGCTTTTATCCCTGATGGCTCTAAATATTGGTTATGGAGATGAAGTTATAACTACTCCTTTTGCATTTATAGCTACGGCTGAAGCTATCGCCTTTTTAGGCGCTAAACCTATTTTTGTAGATATTGATAAAGATAGTTACAACATTGATGTAACAAGGATTGAAGTGGCAATAACTGAGCGAACCAAAGCTATCATTCCAGTTTCACTCTATGGTCAGTGTGCAGAGATGCAAGCCATAAACGAGATAGCAAAAAAACATGACCTTGCAGTTATTGAAGATGCTTGTCAAAGCTTTGGAGCTACCTATAACGGTGAAAAATCTTGTTCACTCTCAACTATCGGTTGTACAAGTTTTTTCCCAACTAGCCCTCTTGGTGCTTATGGTGATGGTGGGGCTATATTTACAGATGATGATGAGTTAGCAACAAAGATTAAGATGCTACTAAATCATGGTCAAAGTGAGAGATATAAACATAAATATATAGGAATAAATGGTCGCCTAGATGCTCTTCAAGCTGCGGTTTTAAATGTTAAACTAAAGTACTTTAAAGAAGAAGTAAAAGCACGTGATGATATAGGAAGTAGGTATAGTGATCTACTAGAAGATGCAGAGGTTATCACCCCTAAAATTGCAGAGAATTCTACAAGCGTTTATGCTCAATACTCTATAAGAGTAAAAGATAGAGATGCTATGATAGAAAAACTTAGCTCAAAAGAGATTCCAACAGCCATTTACTATCCAATACCAATTCACCTGCAAGAGGCTTTTTTATATCTTGGATATAAAGAGGGAGATTTTCCTGTAAGTGAAGAGGTATCAACTCAAATAATCTCTCTACCTATGAGTCCCTACCTAAGAGAATCCGAGCAAGATTTTATTGTTAAAGCTATAAAGACAGGTTAATTCAAGTTTATTTTTCATCTTTAAACTTAAACATTACTATATGAACTATCATTTTATACCCTCTTTAGTGAAAGTTTAGCATAATTGCCTTATGCAAAAAGCCCTTAAAGATTTGTACGGAAGTGCTATACTGTTTTTCTATTTTCTTAAGTGGCCATATCTTGTGGGTTACCCATTTCTATATTTTAATGGACTAAACCAAAACTTCTTACTAGATGCACTTTGGCTTATCTGTTTGGCTCTTGTTATAAAAGATATCTATACTATGATAAAAAACAAACAAATCAATAGATACAGATCAAAACAAGACAAAGAAGATAACCCTAGCTAAGTATCCCTTTCCAAAAAAACTCTGCTATCATCACTATCAAAAATATTCCTACAAGATTTAAAACAAATCCATACTTCATCATACTCTTTACATCAACAGCACCACTACTCATAGCTATGGCATTTGGCGGAGTGGCGATTGGAAGCATAAAAGCATAACTAGCACAAAGAGTTGCAACCATCATAAAAAGCGTAGTGTTTATACCAGTTTGCTGGGCTACTGAGTAGATGACTGGAAGCATTATGGAGATAAGTGCCGTGTTAGAAGTTATCTCTGTTGTAAAAGTTATAAGTGCTGCAACTGCAAAAAGTAATAAAATAGGAGGAAGTTCTGTCATAACTATAAGATAAGATGCAACCTCAGATGCAAGTCCTGTATCGCCAAAAGCCTTTGCTATGGAAAAACCAGCGCCAAATAAAAACATTATCCTATATGGAATTTTAGCTTTATCATCCATCCACTCTAAGATGTTAAAAGGTGGCATAAACAAAACAAGACCAGCCGTTAGAAGCAAACCAGCCTCGTTAAGTCCTAATCCTCCCCAAACTGGATTCATCGGTGCATTTAAAAGCAGCAAAAGTATGAGTCCACCGATGATATATAGAACTTTTTTTTGCGCTTTGTTAAGGTGTGACTCTTTTGCTTCTCTTTTTATAGTAGTGTTTTCTAGGCCAATACTAAGAAAAGAGCTAACAACTATAAACATTAAAAAGGCTAAAGGTGCTACCATCCAAATCCATTGAAAAAATGGAATCATCTCCATGGATTTTTCATTCATTATTCCAAGAAGTATAAGGTTTGGCGGAGTTCCAATAGGCGTAATGATTCCACCAACACTAGCACCATAAGCAATAGCAAGAGCAAATCTTAGTTTTAGCCTTACATCTTTTGTGATAAAAAGAGCTATAGACATCAAAAGTAAAGAGGTAGTTGTGTTTGAGAGTATAGAGCTTAAAAGTCCTGATGTCATGGCAAGAGAAAAAATCATTCCTCTAGGGGTATTTGGAAAAATATCTAACATCTTATTTGCTATAAAAGTGTGCAAGTTTGTCTTCTCGACTGCTATGGCAATTAAGAACCCACCTAAGAAGAGGTAGATGATGGGGTTTGAGTAGTTAAGTGCCGTTGTTTTTGTATCTATGATGGAAAAAGCTGGAAAGAGGATGATAGGAAGAAGTGAAACTACAGCTAATGGCAAGCCCTCATTTGTCCAAAGCACAACCAACAAAGCAATAATCCCTAAAAGGGATGCTTGAGTTGTGTCAAAAAGAGAAAGAGAGATGGCAAACACTAAAAAACCTATTCCAACTCCCATACCTATCTTTTTAAACTGCTCTATCTCTTGTATACCCATATATATTCCCCACATTTTTCTTAATATCTTTATTGAAAATTATTTTGTGTATCATAACAATATTATGTTTAATTAACCTCTCGGATATGACTTTAAAATAGCTAGATTGATTAAGGTCAAAGCTAATAAAATAGTATTAAATTATAATGTACATAAATAAGATTTATAAGAGGTTTCGTTATGAAAAAAATATTGCTAGCTACTATCTTAGTCACTTCATCTCTACTCGCTCAAGGCTCAGAGGTTGAGACTTTAGCTGTAGAGAAGTGTGGGAGTTGTCATCTCATTGGCCCCATCACAAAAGAAAAACTAAACAACATGTCAGCACCACCATCGTGGGCTTTAGCAAAAAAAGTCAACACTGCGTATCCTGATAGAGCAGATGCTATAGCGTTTATAGTTGATTACACTATGAGTCCATCAGAAGATAAGATGCTTTTTTCACACAAAACAAAAGAGCGCTTTGGTGTTATGCCATCACAAAAGGATATGATAAGCAAGGATGAACTAAGAGCAGTTGCCAAGTACATCATCGATAACTAATAGGTTTCTAAATTAGTTTGAGAGAAAGCTTTTAAGACTACTAAGAGGGTCTTTTCCCTCTAGTATCTCATAAACCTCTCTCGCTATTGGAAGATATAGATCCCTGTCTTTTGCGATTTTTTGGAGTGCATAGGCTGTTCCAATTCCCTCAGCTACCTCCCCTAGCTCTTGGAGTATCTCAGTTTGAGTCTTACCCTTTGCCAAACCCAGTCCAACACGAAAGTTTCTACTCATGGTGGAAGATGCCGTTAAAAAGAGATCACCTGCCCCGCTAAGTCCTACAAAACTCTCCTCCTTTGCACCATAAGCACAACCAAATCTTTGCATCTCAACCAAACCACGAGATATAAGTGCTGCTGCAGCATTTTTACCAAGCTCCAAGCCCTCACAAACTCCAGCGGCTATGGCTATAACATTTTTATATGCACCTGCTATTTCAGCACCTATTACATCAGTAGAGGTATATGTTTTTATAAAAGATGGGAAAAAACTTGCAAATTTATCACTTAGCTCTTCATTTTTAGAGTTGATAACAAGCGCAGTTGGTAAGGATTTTTTAACCTCAGTTGCAAAGGATGGACCTGAAAGATATGCTATATCTTTATCTTTTACATAGTCTTTATATATGTTATTTAAAAAAAGACCGCTTGAGGCTTCTATACCTTTTGCTGCTACTAAGATTTTTTGACCTTTGTTTACAAAATGCTCTTTAAGCCACAAAGATATCTCTTGAGCGGGAATAGCAATAACAATATATTTTAACTCCAAAATTTCTTCTAATGATACAAAATTTTTAATATCTCTTGGGGTTCTTGAAGTGATGTAAACTTCATTTTTTTCACTTAAAGCAAAAGCTAAAGCACTTCCCCACTTTCCAGCCCCAATGACGCCTATTTTATTCATTCATCTGCTCCTATTAACTTTTCAAACTCTTTTATATCCC harbors:
- the prmC gene encoding peptide chain release factor N(5)-glutamine methyltransferase, producing MRSGHLVRGVLADIVKILNPHIPRASREAQLLLMHHLKKDELWLISNQQTEVSNIDALYELVYRRVQNEPLEYITNSVSFYSEEFFIDKGALIPRPETELLIDEVIKNCPNLDAPVRFVEVGVGSGIISIILAKHFKNAKFIAVDISQDAINIARKNLKSFKLEDRVELRLGSLLDGVDEEIDYLVSNPPYIAQDEKLEINLSYEPQNALFGGEIGDEIIKNLLDEALRRQINFFTCEIGYDQKDKIQIYLKDTSFKSLEFYNDYSKFDRGFTLKI
- a CDS encoding M48 family metallopeptidase translates to MLMTVITIYTLFVLASIYTSVMQIGFINTAKRKKAILLSDTDFIKAANYSVAKEKLSIVNSFVDYIMFIAWMAFGIAYLSDTVVLKDEAMLNIVIVMSFVIINSLISLPFTYYEKFVLDAKFGFNKSSIKQWIKDTFISYALTLLLGSLVVWGIYTIITTFTLWWLWSFVFIFGVVVLINMLYPAFRAIFFDKLTPLKDEALDEQIKELMDKTGFVSSGVFISDASKRDARLNAYFGGFGKAKRVVLFDTLIEKLTTKELLAVLGHELGHFAHGDIYKNIALVGVMLLFMFGIFGNLPDSLYLEMGISNEPYVLMILLLLFMPVLGFIMMPIMGILSRHNEYEADRVGSELGGAGGEIELANALTKLVNENKSFPLSHPLYIFFHYTHPPVLERLKELGVDVGELDKGLLEGKCEADI
- a CDS encoding c-type cytochrome translates to MLKIISIITILGSLLLGADGYEVYKKDCASCHIEIMKKSEMRKKFNTLKAPPMIQVAMRLKSQIIVKNEDEDAHRHLFMLFVKNYIENPSIDYSLCHPQAIDTFGIMKSIKGLSQEEKEAVAYWIYDRYEDVDFD
- a CDS encoding c-type cytochrome, encoding MRLLLLCFVLFSLSFASYDRGKKLYIEKNCGNCHGSKLEGMHMYPALANRAKGFLAYKLKRFRSKVSDNQQQEMMIPFAQNLSDKDIDDLTTYMHEFVEDINKERYDTSFAVEGDGGS
- the lpxB gene encoding lipid-A-disaccharide synthase translates to MKVLVSALEHSANIHLKSLKKELSSDVEFVGIFDSELGNPIVDLRSLAIMGFVDVIKKLRYFFKLNAQMVELAADVDKVLLIDSSGFNLPLAKKIKKRYPKKEIIYYILPQAWAWKRRRIAVLEKTIDHLASILPFEKEYYSKDAPITYVGHPLLDIIKDFKQNLSREVKTIAFMPGSRKGEIKKLMPVFKEVNERLGLTSYIIIPEYFTKEEIEELYGNLSGFKIVHDSHKTLKEVDFAFICSGTATLEASLIRTPLILSYIAKPLDYFIASRLVKLNHLGLSNIMFTKFKNRALHPEFIQEDVTTDNLIKAFLDYDRSQFFDDSKLLRAYLEHGSSKQVAQILEKTK
- a CDS encoding DegT/DnrJ/EryC1/StrS family aminotransferase; translation: MKINFMDLQTQYLKHKEEIDSEIAEVLGSTIFIGGQKLEDLEKNLASYVGVKHAIGCSSGTNALLLSLMALNIGYGDEVITTPFAFIATAEAIAFLGAKPIFVDIDKDSYNIDVTRIEVAITERTKAIIPVSLYGQCAEMQAINEIAKKHDLAVIEDACQSFGATYNGEKSCSLSTIGCTSFFPTSPLGAYGDGGAIFTDDDELATKIKMLLNHGQSERYKHKYIGINGRLDALQAAVLNVKLKYFKEEVKARDDIGSRYSDLLEDAEVITPKIAENSTSVYAQYSIRVKDRDAMIEKLSSKEIPTAIYYPIPIHLQEAFLYLGYKEGDFPVSEEVSTQIISLPMSPYLRESEQDFIVKAIKTG
- a CDS encoding SLC13 family permease, with the translated sequence MGIQEIEQFKKIGMGVGIGFLVFAISLSLFDTTQASLLGIIALLVVLWTNEGLPLAVVSLLPIILFPAFSIIDTKTTALNYSNPIIYLFLGGFLIAIAVEKTNLHTFIANKMLDIFPNTPRGMIFSLAMTSGLLSSILSNTTTSLLLMSIALFITKDVRLKLRFALAIAYGASVGGIITPIGTPPNLILLGIMNEKSMEMIPFFQWIWMVAPLAFLMFIVVSSFLSIGLENTTIKREAKESHLNKAQKKVLYIIGGLILLLLLNAPMNPVWGGLGLNEAGLLLTAGLVLFMPPFNILEWMDDKAKIPYRIMFLFGAGFSIAKAFGDTGLASEVASYLIVMTELPPILLLFAVAALITFTTEITSNTALISIMLPVIYSVAQQTGINTTLFMMVATLCASYAFMLPIATPPNAIAMSSGAVDVKSMMKYGFVLNLVGIFLIVMIAEFFWKGILS
- a CDS encoding NAD(P)H-dependent glycerol-3-phosphate dehydrogenase, whose amino-acid sequence is MNKIGVIGAGKWGSALAFALSEKNEVYITSRTPRDIKNFVSLEEILELKYIVIAIPAQEISLWLKEHFVNKGQKILVAAKGIEASSGLFLNNIYKDYVKDKDIAYLSGPSFATEVKKSLPTALVINSKNEELSDKFASFFPSFIKTYTSTDVIGAEIAGAYKNVIAIAAGVCEGLELGKNAAAALISRGLVEMQRFGCAYGAKEESFVGLSGAGDLFLTASSTMSRNFRVGLGLAKGKTQTEILQELGEVAEGIGTAYALQKIAKDRDLYLPIAREVYEILEGKDPLSSLKSFLSN